Below is a window of Paraburkholderia kururiensis DNA.
CTCGACATGGTGCCCAGCTTCAACAGACTGCGTCGCTTCATGTGGTTCCCCTTGCCAATGGATGGGTGTGGATTCGGAGGTTGGCCCTCGGACGCGAAACGCAGGCCATGACGGCGCCGGCGGTTTCGTGCGTTGGTTATCTGCGTTATCTGCTTGTCTGGCGGAAGGGGTTACTGCAAGGCATATGCCAACGGGGCCTTATCGGCACGAAGTCCGTATCCATGCACGTGGCGGCGCGAGTGAATCGCCGTGTAAGCCGCGCGTGGGCGGGCGATGCTGGTGCATGCCCGGACATCGAGGAGCGCCATGCATCGTCGCGGTGCGCGGTGAGCGGCGAGGCGCGGTCAGTCGCGGTGGCCGGGCATCGAACCGGAACACGAAGCGAGCCACGCGTGCTCGAAGATGAAATGCCTGGGCGCTGCGGCGAGCGCTTGCAGTGCATGCACGCTGCGCCGTTGTGCACGACGTGGTCGCCATCGCGGTGGACATCGTGAGCGCACGGCTCGGCGCAAGCTTCGGCACGGTGGCCGAGACGATCAGCGAAACGGGAGGGGGAGGGGCGAAGCAGGAGGAGGGTGTCGCCGCCGCCCGTGGCGGGCGGCGGGCGGAAGCCGGCTCAGTAAGTGGGCACCGAAGGGTCCACCTGGCGCGACCAGGCGTCGATGCCGCCTTGCAGGTTGAAGACCTTCGTGAAGCCGCGCGACTCGAGGAACATCGCGACCTGGGCGCTGCGTGCGCCGTGGTGGCACACGCAGACAATCTGCGCTTCGTCGTCCAGTTCCTCGCTGCGCGCGGGAATCTCGCGCATCGGGATCGACACGGCGCCGGCGATCTGCGCTGTCTGGATTTCCCACGGCTCGCGCACGTCGAGCAGCACGGGCGCGGGGCGGGCGGAGTCGGCCAGCCATTCGGCGAGCGCGGGGGCGGTCAGGTTTTGCATGATGGCATGTCGTCGGTTGTCGGCAGTCCGTTGTCGTCGGTTTGCAGGTGGGCAAACCGGCTCAGAACTTGAATCGCGGCGGCTGGACGGCGTTGTGCAGCGGCTCGATGTACGTTTCGAACACGTCGGCAATGCGGTACTGCTTCTCGTCGACGCGCGTGATGATCTGTGCCTTCATCACCGGCGCCACGCCGACGAATGCCGCGAGCCGGCCGCCGATCTTCAGTTGCTCCAGCATTTCCTGCGGCAGCACGGGCAGGCCGCCCGAGACGCAGATCACGTCGTAGGGCGCCGCTGCCGGCCAGCCGCGCGCGCCGTCGCCCGTGGCGACTTCCGCGTTCAGCACGCCGTTCGCGGCCAGGTTCGTACGCGCGAGTTCGGCCAGTTCCGGCTTGATGTCCACCGTCAGCACGTGCTGGGCGCGATGCGCGAGCAGCGCCGCCATGTAGCCCGAGCCCGCGCCGATTTCCAGCACGCTTTCGTGCTTCTTCACCGCCAGTTCCTGCAGCACGCGCGCTTCCACGCGCGGCGCCAGCATGTGCTCGCCGCCGGGCAGGGGGATTTCGAGGTCCGCGAACGCGATGTTCGCGTAAGCGGCGGGGACGAAGTTTTCACGCTTGACGACGGAGAGCAGGTTCAACACGTCCTGGTCCAGCACATCCCAGGGGCGAATCTGCTGCTCGATCATGTTGAAACGCGCTTGTTCGATGTTCATGATGGTTCGGCGATGAGGTTCGGGTACAGCCAGGGGAAAGGTGTTGGACCACACGCGGGCGGCCCATTTTTAAACTTGCGGAACGGCGGGATTGTACCAAACCGTGCTTTCTTCCCGGGCTCAAACGGGCGGTCTGCGTCGGTGTTTGTCCCTATGCGAAAGGGGCTGGCGCGGCCTTCTCCCGTCAGTCGCCCGCTTCGCCTCATGGCGCGAGTGTGCCCCTACTTCCGGCTCTTCCTGATCTGCTCTTCGAACGCGAGGTCCAGCTTGCTGGCCTTGCGGACCTTTTGCTGCGGCCCGTAAGCGTCCACGAATGCGACGAAGGCGTCGAGCGCGAGCGGGTCGCAGAGCGGCTGCCCGGCGCCCGCGGTGCGATCCACCAGATAGAACAGCCCGCCCGGCATGCCCACGGCGGCGTACTGCGGATTCCCGCTGCGCGTCTTGAGACGCTCGACGGCGTTGACTGCGCGGGTGGTGCGTGCCATAGGAATCGACTCTCCTTGAAGTTGGGCGGGCTGGTGGTGGATCGCTTACTTACTGACTCAGGTACACGAACTTGCCGCCGCGGATGATACCCATCACGCTCGCGCGCTGGTCGAGCCCCACGTGGTCTTTCGCGCTCGTATTGACGACGCCGTTGGGCACCACGAGTTCGTGCGCGTGCTCCAGTTCGTTGCGCAACGCCACGCGAAATTCGGTCGTGCCCGGTTGGGCCGTTTTCAGCGCACGGGTCACGGCGTCTTCGAGGCGCGGATAAACGCCTGCTGCGTCGCCCGCGAACTGGGTCACCGTGCCCGGGCCGTACTTCGCCTCATACGCGTTCACGAACGCGAGCGCGGCTTTCTTCGCCGGATGATCCGCAGGCAGCGTGCGCGCCACCACCACGGGCTGCGTGGGGAACAGCGTGCCTTCCACGTCCTTGCCGCCCAGCTTGATGAACTCCGGCGTGGCGATGCCGTGTGTCTGATAGATCGGTCCCTTGAAGCCGCGCTCGACGAGCGTGCGCTGCGGCAGCACCGTCGGCGTGCCTGCGCCGGCGATCAGCACGGCGTCGGGCCTGGCGGCCATCAGCTTGAGCACCTGGCCCGTCACGCTGGCGTCCGTGCGGTTGTAGCGTTCGGTCGCGACCACCTGGATGTGGCGCAGCTCCGCGAACTTCGTGAACTCGCTGAGCCAGCTGTCGCCGTAGCTGTCCGCGAAGCCGATGAAGCCCACCGTCTTCACGTTGTGGTTAGCCATGTAGCGGGTCATCACATCGGCCATCGCGCGGTCGGTCTGCGCCATCTTGTAGGCCCACACGCGCTTGCCTTCCTGCGGCTCCACGACGGAGGCCGAGCCGATCAGCGTGATCATCGGCGTCTGGCTTTCGGCGACGGGGTCGAGCGCCGCGAGCGCGGCCGGCGTGATGTTCGGGCCGACGATCACGTCGACGTGGTCTTCGTTGATGAGCTTGCGGATGTTGCGCACGGCGGCGCCGGGGTCGGAGCCGTCGTCGAGCACGATGTACTGCGCGTTCTGGCCGGCGATGGTCTTCGGCCACATCAGCATGGCGTTCTTGCTCGTGATGCCGATGGCGGCCGCGGGGCCGGTGCTCGAGAGGTCGATGCCGACCTTGATGTCCGCGCGGGCAGCCGTGGCGGCCAGCGCGCAGGACACGACACACGAAGCGGCGGCCGCACGGGCCAGCGCACGCAGGGGCTTGAACGACGTCATGAAGATCTCCAGGCAGGTTTTGGAAATGGTGGCTGCGGCGGCGTCTTTTTTTCGTGGGACGGCGCGGCCGCTTTTGCGTTGTTGTCGGGCTGTCGTGAATCTATCTCGGCGAAGGCGGGGCGCGTTTCAGTGCCGGCGGCTCATCGTGCGACTCACAGTTCGTACGTCTCATGCTCGCCCTTGAGCGCCTGCTCCACGAGGCGGCGGTTCAGGCTGGGCGAGAGCAGCTCGACGAGCGTGTAGACGTAGCTGCGCAGGTACGCGCCTTGTTTGAGCGCCACGCGCGTCACGTTGCCGCCGAACAGGTGCCCCACGGGCATGGCCCGCAGCTGGCGGTCGCGCTCGGGGTTGAAGGCGATGTCGGCCATGATGCCCACGCCGAGCCCCAGCTCGACGTAGGTCTTGATGACGTCGGCGTCGATGGCTTCGAGCACGATGTCCGGCGACAGCCCGCGCAGCTGGAACGCCTGGTCGATGCGCGAGCGGCCCGCGAAGGCATTGTCGTAGGTGATGAGCGGAAATTGGGCCAGATCGTCGAGTGAAAGCGACTTGCGGGCGAGCAGCGGGTGGTCGGGCGGCATGACGGCTACGTGGTGCCACTGGAAGCACGGCAGCGACACCAGGTCCTTGTAGCCGGCGATGGCTTCCGTCGCGATGGCGAGATCGGCCTGATCGCGCAGCACGAGTTCGGCCACCTGGGTGGGACTGCCTTGCAGAATCGAAAGGTGGACCTTCGGGAACCGGCGCTTGAACTCGGCGATGGCGGCCGGCAACGAGTAGCGCGCCTGCGTGTGGGTGGCGGCGATGATCAGGTTGCCCTGGTCCTGGGCGGCGTAGTCCTTGCCGACGCGCTTGAGCGTCTCCACCTCCTGCAGGATCCGCTCCACGGAGGCGAGTATGATGCGGCCCGGCTCCGTAAGGGAGCGCACCCGCTTGCCGTGGCGCGTGAAGATTTCCACGCCCAGCTCGTCCTCCAGCTCGATGATCGCCTTCGAGACGCCCGGCTGGCTTGTATACAGCGCCTTGGCGGCTTCGGTGAGGTTGAAGTTCTGGCGGACCGCCTCGCGGACGAAGCGGAACTGGTGCAGGTTCATTTATAACCTCTCCGCATATCAAAAGAATTTTTAAGTCGTTTGGAATCTAAGGGCAGTTTATTACGATCTATCAAACTTTTCCAATATGGATATCTGTTTTTGTCATTTGCAAATGAGCCGGCGCCGTGGGCCGGCTTGCAGCGCTGGCAGGCACCATCATCCGGGCGCGGCGTAACCGGAACGTCGCGTTGAGTGCAACTGAGCAACCCTGGGGTCCCCGAATGTACCAATACGATCAGTACGACCAGACCATCGTCGACGAGCGCGTCGCGCAGTACCGCGACCAGGTTCGCCGCCGGCTGTCGGGCGAATTGAGCGAAGAAGAGTTCCGCCCGCTGCGGCTGCAGAACGGCCTGTACATGCAGCGCCACGCGTACATGCACCGCATCGCCATTCCCTACGGCAACCTGCGCAGCGACCAGCTGCGCATGCTGGCACGCATCGCGCGCGAGCACGACCGCGGCTACGGCCACTTCTCGACGCGCACCAACATCCAGTACAACTGGATCAAGCTCGAAGAGACGCCGGACCTACTCGCGAAGCTCGCCTCGGTGCAGATGCACGGCATCCAGACCTCGGGTAACTGCATCCGCAACATCACGGCCGACCAGTTCGCCGGCGTGGCGCCCGACGAGATCGTCGACCCGCGTCCGTGGGCCGAAGTGCTGCGCCAGTGGTCCACGTTCCACCCCGAATTCGCCTGGCTACCGCGCAAGTTCAAGATTGCCGTGAGCGGCTCGAAGGAAGACCGCGTCGCCGTGCAGATTCACGACCTCGGCGTCTATCTGAAGAAGAACGAGGCGGGCGAAGTGGTGGCCAGCATCCTGGCGGGCGGCGGTCTGGGCCGCACGCCGATCGTCGGCGCCATCATCAGGGAAGACCTGCCCTGGCAGCATCTGCTCACGTACTGCGAGGCCGTGCTGCGCGTCTACAACCGCTACGGGCGCCGCGACAACATGTACAAGGCGCGCATCAAGATTCTCGTGAAGGCGCTCTCGCCCGCGAAGTTCGCGCAGCAGGTGGAAGAGGAGTGGCAGCACCTGAAGGACGGCCCGTCCACGCTCACGCGCGAAGAAGTGGAGCGCGTGGCGCAGTACTTCACGCCGCCCGCCTACGAAAAGCTCGCGGACACGGACGCGTCCTACGAAAAGCATCTGCTCGAGAACCGCGCCTTCGCGCGCTGGGTGGAGCGCAACGTGCGCCCGCATCGCGTGTCCGGCTACGCGGCCGTGACGCTGTCGCTCAAGCGCACCGGCACGGCGCCGGGCGACGCCACGGACACGCAGATGGAAGCCGTGGCCGACTGGGCCGACCGCTTCTCGTACGGCCAGATCCGCGTCTCGCACGAGCAGAACCTGATTCTCGCGGACGTGAAAAAGCGCGATCTGTTCGAGCTGTGGACCCTCGCGAAAGAGCAGGGCTTCGCCACGCCGAACATCGGTCTGCTGACCGACATCATCGCGTGCCCGGGCGGCGACTTCTGCTCGCTCGCGAACGCGAAGTCGATTCCGATCGCGCAGGCCATCCAGGAGCGCTTCGACGACCTCGACTACGTGCACGACCTCGGCGACCTGTCGCTCAACATCTCGGGCTGCATGAATTCGTGCGGCCACCATCACGTCGGCAACATCGGCGTGCTGGGCGTCGACAAGGACGGCGCCGAGTGGTACCAGGTGTCGCTCGGCGGCGAGCAGGGCATGGGCGCGCAAGGCGCGCGCCTTGGCCGCGTGATCGGCCCGTCGTTCTCGGCCGGCGAAATGCCGGACGTGGTGTCGAGCATCGTCGATACGTTCGTCGACAACCGCATCGACGGCGAGCGTTTCATCGACACCTACAACCGCATCGGCATCGCGCCGTTCAAGGAGCGCGTCTACGCGTCGCGCCAGCCGGCTCACGCGTAAAAGCGCAGCACCGAAACGAGGATAGACAGTAAATGGCCTGGATCATCAGAAACCGCGCGGTAGCCGAAGACAACTGGACGGTGGTGCGTCCCGCCGAAGACGGCTCGCTGCCCGCCGTGGACGCGCTGCCGGCCGGCAAGGTGCTCGTGCCGCTCGCGCTGTGGAAGAGCGAGCGCGCCGCGCTGAGCGCTGCACGTTCCGCAGCCGAACTTGGCGTGTGGCTCGCGCCCGATAGCGAACCCGCCGACATCGCCGGCGACTTCGAACATATCGCGCTCATCGGCATCGACTTTCCGGTGTTTCGCGACGGCCGCGGCTATTCGATCGCGCGGCTTCTGCGCGAGCGCTACGGCTACAAGGGCGAACTGCGCGCCATCGGCGACGTGCTGCGCGACCAGCTCAACTACCTTTCGCGCTGCGGCTTCGATTCGTTCGCGGTGCGCGCCGACAAGGACATCCACGACGCGCTGAACGCGTTCACGGAATTCACGGTGCAGTACCAGTCCGCCGTCGATACGCCGCTGCCGCTGTTCCGTCGCCGTGAGGCTGGCGCGGCTGCCTCGACAGCCGCGGCGAAGGCGGGCGCATGAGCACCGCGACGAACGTGGCCAACGCCGCTGGCGCCGCACGGCAAGCCCCGACGCCCGAACTCGCCGCGAAGATTGCGCGACTCGACGCGCTGCTCGATTCCATCGCCGCGCGCCACGAGCGCGTCAAGTTCGCGAGCAGCCTCGCGGCCGAAGACATGCTGCTCACGCACGCCATCCTCTCGCGCGGCGTGTCGATCGGCATCTTCTCGCTCAACACGGGGCGCCTGCATGCGGAAACGCTGGGCATGATCGATCGCGTGCGCGAGCGCTACGGCTACGAGATCGAGCAGTTTCATCCGCAACAGGCCGCCGTCGACGAATACGCGGCCGCGCACGGACTCAACGCCTTCTACGAGAGCGTGGAACTGCGCAAGCGCTGCTGCGAGATTCGCAAGGTGGAGCCGCTCAACCGCGCGCTGGCGGACGTTTCCGCCTGGGTGACGGGCCAGCGGCGCGAGCAGTCGGTGACGCGCGCGGAACTGCACGAGGAAGAGCACGACGGGGCGCGTAATATTGCGAAGTACAACCCGCTCGCGGACTGGACCGAAGCCGACGTCTGGGCTTATCTGCGAGCCTTCGATGTGCCGGTGAATCCGCTGCACGCACGCGGCTACCCGAGCATCGGCTGCGAGCCGTGCACGCGCGCCGTGCGTCCCGGCGAAGACAGCCGCGCGGGACGCTGGTGGTGGGAGTCGCGCGACACGAAGGAATGCGGCCTGCACATCACCATTCCGATTGCGACGGCGAGCGAAAACGCTTCCGCCTGAAGCCGGACCGAAGAAAAGATTGAAGACCCTGTGCTGCGGGCCAACCGCCCGCAACACGAACGAACGAAGGACCCGAACATGAGCACGACGCTCGATTCCGCTGTTGCCGCGCCGCTTCCGAATACGGCGAACCGCATGGACCATCTCGACTGGCTCGAAGCCGAGTCGATCCACATCCTGCGCGAGCTGGTTGCCGAGTGCAGCAAGCCGGCGCTGCTGTTCTCGGGCGGCAAGGACTCGGTCGTGGTGCTCCACCTCGCGTTGAAGGCGTTCGGCCTGGGCGCGAATCGCAAGACGTCGCTGCCGTTCCCGCTCGTGCACATCGACACGGGCCACAACTACGACGAAGTGATCGACTTCCGCGACCGCCGCGCGCAAGAAATCGGCGCGCAACTCGTGGTCGGGCACGTCGAAGACTCGATTCGCCGCGGCACGGTGCGTCTGCGTCGCGAAACGGATTCGCGCAACGCGGCGCAGGCCGTCACGCTGCTCGAGACCATTGAAGCGCACGGCTTCACGGCGATGATCGGCGGCGCGCGCCGCGACGAAGAGAAGGCCCGCGCGAAGGAGCGCATCTTCTCGTTCCGCGACGAATTCGGCCAATGGGATCCGAAGGCGCAGCGCCCGGAACTGTGGAGCCTCTACAACGCGCGCCTGCACGCGGGCGAACACCTGCGCGTGTTCCCGATCTCGAACTGGACCGAACTCGACGTGTGGCAATACATCGCGCGCGAAGGGCTCGAACTGCCGTCCATCTACTACGCGCATCAACGCGAGATCGTGCGCCGCAACGGCCTGCTCGTGCCCGTCACGCCGCTCACGCCGATGCGCGAAGGCGAGACGAGCGAAACGGCGCTCGTGCGTTTTCGCACCGTGGGCGACATCAGCTGCACGTGCCCCGTGGAAAGCGATGCCGACAACGTCGAGAAGATCATCGCGGAGACCGCGGTGACCGAGATCACCGAACGCGGCGCGACGCGGATGGACGACCAGACCTCCGAAGCCGCGATGGAACAGCGCAAGAAGCAAGGTTATTTCTGAAGCACACGAGGACGAAGCAATGAGCACCGCAATCCACCAGCCTGAAGACCTCGGCGTGCTGCGTTTCATCACGGCAGGCAGCGTCGACGACGGCAAGAGCACGCTGATCGGCCGCCTGCTTTACGACAGCAAGGCCGTGCTGTCGGACCAGCTCTCCGCGCTGTCACGCGCGAAGAACAAGCGCACCGTGGGCGACGAGATCGATCTCTCGCTGCTGACGGACGGCCTCGAAGCCGAGCGCGAGCAGGGCATCACGATCGACGTCGCGTATCGCTACTTCGCCACGGCCAAGCGCAAGTTCATCATCGCCGACACGCCGGGCCACGAGCAGTACACGCGCAACATGGTGACGGGCGCCTCCACGGCGCACGCGGCCATCATTCTGATCGACGCCACGCGCGTCACGTTCGAAAACGGCGAGGCGCAACTGCTGCCGCAAACGAAGCGCCACAGCGCTATTGTGAAGCTGCTCGGTCTGCAGCACGTGATCGTCGCGATCAACAAGATGGACCTCGTCGATTTCAGCGAAGCGCGCTTCAACGAAATCCGCGACGCCTACGTGGCGCTTGCGCGGCAACTGGGTCTTGCCGATGTGCGCTTCGTGCCGGTGTCGGCGCTCAAGGGCGACAACATCGTGACCGCGAGCGAGCGCATGCCGTGGTACGCGGGCGAGCCGCTGCTCGACGTGCTCGAAGCGCTGCCCGTGGAGCAGGCCGCGGGCGACGCGCTGCGTTTCCCGGTGCAGTGGGTGGCGCGCCAGGACGGCAGCAGCGCCGACGACTTCCGCGGCTACATGGGTCGCGTGGAAGCCGGCGAGGTGAAGGTGGGCGATACGATCGTCGTGCTGCCGGCGGGCCGCGAGGCGACGGTTGCCGAGATCATCGCGCCGGTGCCCGGCGGCACGGCGGCGGTGGAGCGCGCGTTCGCGGGCCAGACCGTCACGATTCGCCTTGGCGAAGACGTGGACGTCTCGCGCGGCGACACGTTCGTGCTGCGTACCGATGCGCCCACGCCCGCGAAGAAGCTCGAAGCCGACCTCTGCTGGTTCGACGAAGAGCCGCTCTCGCCGCAGCGCAAGTACCTGCTCAAGCAGACCACGACCACCGTGTTCGCGCGCATCGGCGCCGTGAAGCAGGTACTCGACGTGCACACGCTCTCGCACGCAACCGACCGCGCCGATCTCGCGATGAACGACATCGGCCGCGTGGCGCTCACGCTGCAAAAGCCGATCGTCTGCGATACCTACGACGCGCATCCGGGCACGGGCGCGTTCGTGCTGATCGACGAAGCGACTCACCATACCGTGGCCGCTGGCATGATCCGTGCGTTTTCTGCCTGAGTGAAAATGACGGGGCGCGATGGCGCGGAACATGCGCGGCGCGCCACCGAACACGGTCAGACGGAGTTGAAGGAAAACATGGGCAAGGTGTACTTGATTGGTGCAGGGCCAGGGGCGGCAGACCTCATTACGGTGCGCGGCGCGCGGCTTCTGGGCACGGCGGACGTGGTGCTGCACGACGCACTCGTCGAGCCGGCCATGCTCGACTACGCACCGCAGGCGCACAAGATCGCCGTGGGCAAGCGCTGCGGCCAGCGCTCCACGGCCCAGCACTTCATCAACAAGCAGATCGTCGACGCCGCACGCGAGCACGCCGTGGTGGTGCGTCTCAAGGGCGGCGACCCCATGCTGTTCGGCCGCGCCGACGAGGAAATGCGGGCGCTTGACGCGGCCGGCATCGAGTACGAGATCGTGCCGGGCATTACCGCGGCGCTCGCGTCGGCGGCGGCGCTGCGCCGTCCGCTGACGCTGCGTGGCGTGGCGCGCAGCGTGGCGCTCGCCACGCACAGCCGCGCGCCGGATACGGAGGCGATCCGCGAGCAGGTCAACGCGGATTCGCTCGTCTTCTATATGGGCCGCGACAGCGGGCCGGACATCGCGCGTGAGCTGATCGATGCGGGCCGCGCAGCCGATACGCCCGTGGCCATCGTGGAAGCGTGCAGCACGGCACGTGAGCGCACCCTCACGCTCAC
It encodes the following:
- a CDS encoding rhodanese-like domain-containing protein — protein: MQNLTAPALAEWLADSARPAPVLLDVREPWEIQTAQIAGAVSIPMREIPARSEELDDEAQIVCVCHHGARSAQVAMFLESRGFTKVFNLQGGIDAWSRQVDPSVPTY
- a CDS encoding protein-L-isoaspartate O-methyltransferase family protein produces the protein MNIEQARFNMIEQQIRPWDVLDQDVLNLLSVVKRENFVPAAYANIAFADLEIPLPGGEHMLAPRVEARVLQELAVKKHESVLEIGAGSGYMAALLAHRAQHVLTVDIKPELAELARTNLAANGVLNAEVATGDGARGWPAAAPYDVICVSGGLPVLPQEMLEQLKIGGRLAAFVGVAPVMKAQIITRVDEKQYRIADVFETYIEPLHNAVQPPRFKF
- a CDS encoding ABC transporter substrate-binding protein encodes the protein MTSFKPLRALARAAAASCVVSCALAATAARADIKVGIDLSSTGPAAAIGITSKNAMLMWPKTIAGQNAQYIVLDDGSDPGAAVRNIRKLINEDHVDVIVGPNITPAALAALDPVAESQTPMITLIGSASVVEPQEGKRVWAYKMAQTDRAMADVMTRYMANHNVKTVGFIGFADSYGDSWLSEFTKFAELRHIQVVATERYNRTDASVTGQVLKLMAARPDAVLIAGAGTPTVLPQRTLVERGFKGPIYQTHGIATPEFIKLGGKDVEGTLFPTQPVVVARTLPADHPAKKAALAFVNAYEAKYGPGTVTQFAGDAAGVYPRLEDAVTRALKTAQPGTTEFRVALRNELEHAHELVVPNGVVNTSAKDHVGLDQRASVMGIIRGGKFVYLSQ
- a CDS encoding CysB family HTH-type transcriptional regulator, whose protein sequence is MNLHQFRFVREAVRQNFNLTEAAKALYTSQPGVSKAIIELEDELGVEIFTRHGKRVRSLTEPGRIILASVERILQEVETLKRVGKDYAAQDQGNLIIAATHTQARYSLPAAIAEFKRRFPKVHLSILQGSPTQVAELVLRDQADLAIATEAIAGYKDLVSLPCFQWHHVAVMPPDHPLLARKSLSLDDLAQFPLITYDNAFAGRSRIDQAFQLRGLSPDIVLEAIDADVIKTYVELGLGVGIMADIAFNPERDRQLRAMPVGHLFGGNVTRVALKQGAYLRSYVYTLVELLSPSLNRRLVEQALKGEHETYEL
- a CDS encoding nitrite/sulfite reductase translates to MYQYDQYDQTIVDERVAQYRDQVRRRLSGELSEEEFRPLRLQNGLYMQRHAYMHRIAIPYGNLRSDQLRMLARIAREHDRGYGHFSTRTNIQYNWIKLEETPDLLAKLASVQMHGIQTSGNCIRNITADQFAGVAPDEIVDPRPWAEVLRQWSTFHPEFAWLPRKFKIAVSGSKEDRVAVQIHDLGVYLKKNEAGEVVASILAGGGLGRTPIVGAIIREDLPWQHLLTYCEAVLRVYNRYGRRDNMYKARIKILVKALSPAKFAQQVEEEWQHLKDGPSTLTREEVERVAQYFTPPAYEKLADTDASYEKHLLENRAFARWVERNVRPHRVSGYAAVTLSLKRTGTAPGDATDTQMEAVADWADRFSYGQIRVSHEQNLILADVKKRDLFELWTLAKEQGFATPNIGLLTDIIACPGGDFCSLANAKSIPIAQAIQERFDDLDYVHDLGDLSLNISGCMNSCGHHHVGNIGVLGVDKDGAEWYQVSLGGEQGMGAQGARLGRVIGPSFSAGEMPDVVSSIVDTFVDNRIDGERFIDTYNRIGIAPFKERVYASRQPAHA
- a CDS encoding DUF934 domain-containing protein, translating into MAWIIRNRAVAEDNWTVVRPAEDGSLPAVDALPAGKVLVPLALWKSERAALSAARSAAELGVWLAPDSEPADIAGDFEHIALIGIDFPVFRDGRGYSIARLLRERYGYKGELRAIGDVLRDQLNYLSRCGFDSFAVRADKDIHDALNAFTEFTVQYQSAVDTPLPLFRRREAGAAASTAAAKAGA
- a CDS encoding phosphoadenylyl-sulfate reductase; translation: MSTATNVANAAGAARQAPTPELAAKIARLDALLDSIAARHERVKFASSLAAEDMLLTHAILSRGVSIGIFSLNTGRLHAETLGMIDRVRERYGYEIEQFHPQQAAVDEYAAAHGLNAFYESVELRKRCCEIRKVEPLNRALADVSAWVTGQRREQSVTRAELHEEEHDGARNIAKYNPLADWTEADVWAYLRAFDVPVNPLHARGYPSIGCEPCTRAVRPGEDSRAGRWWWESRDTKECGLHITIPIATASENASA
- the cysD gene encoding sulfate adenylyltransferase subunit CysD; the encoded protein is MSTTLDSAVAAPLPNTANRMDHLDWLEAESIHILRELVAECSKPALLFSGGKDSVVVLHLALKAFGLGANRKTSLPFPLVHIDTGHNYDEVIDFRDRRAQEIGAQLVVGHVEDSIRRGTVRLRRETDSRNAAQAVTLLETIEAHGFTAMIGGARRDEEKARAKERIFSFRDEFGQWDPKAQRPELWSLYNARLHAGEHLRVFPISNWTELDVWQYIAREGLELPSIYYAHQREIVRRNGLLVPVTPLTPMREGETSETALVRFRTVGDISCTCPVESDADNVEKIIAETAVTEITERGATRMDDQTSEAAMEQRKKQGYF
- a CDS encoding sulfate adenylyltransferase subunit 1, which encodes MSTAIHQPEDLGVLRFITAGSVDDGKSTLIGRLLYDSKAVLSDQLSALSRAKNKRTVGDEIDLSLLTDGLEAEREQGITIDVAYRYFATAKRKFIIADTPGHEQYTRNMVTGASTAHAAIILIDATRVTFENGEAQLLPQTKRHSAIVKLLGLQHVIVAINKMDLVDFSEARFNEIRDAYVALARQLGLADVRFVPVSALKGDNIVTASERMPWYAGEPLLDVLEALPVEQAAGDALRFPVQWVARQDGSSADDFRGYMGRVEAGEVKVGDTIVVLPAGREATVAEIIAPVPGGTAAVERAFAGQTVTIRLGEDVDVSRGDTFVLRTDAPTPAKKLEADLCWFDEEPLSPQRKYLLKQTTTTVFARIGAVKQVLDVHTLSHATDRADLAMNDIGRVALTLQKPIVCDTYDAHPGTGAFVLIDEATHHTVAAGMIRAFSA
- the cobA gene encoding uroporphyrinogen-III C-methyltransferase — encoded protein: MGKVYLIGAGPGAADLITVRGARLLGTADVVLHDALVEPAMLDYAPQAHKIAVGKRCGQRSTAQHFINKQIVDAAREHAVVVRLKGGDPMLFGRADEEMRALDAAGIEYEIVPGITAALASAAALRRPLTLRGVARSVALATHSRAPDTEAIREQVNADSLVFYMGRDSGPDIARELIDAGRAADTPVAIVEACSTARERTLTLTLERLAAGEAQAWLDPLQPSLLMIGEAFAERAALLPSVEKEGDDDGSEGGSKGRMRFAA